From a single Gimesia fumaroli genomic region:
- a CDS encoding RNA polymerase sigma factor, translated as MSSDDLCIEQLTALGPALLRYLDATCPSYMDTEGLCQDVLLTLYVNRSQWKGIDSLEAWSIKIAKNKVVDEHRRERKRRNYKDKYSEYHAFRIACMNSCQSDFFHDLAIFQSGLEDQEKEILGLWVEGVSYSEIARKTNSSSSAIGRCIHRMKTALASFLSKNGYGNE; from the coding sequence ATGTCCAGTGATGATCTTTGCATCGAGCAGCTAACTGCACTGGGACCGGCCCTGTTACGGTATCTTGACGCAACGTGCCCTTCCTACATGGATACTGAAGGCCTTTGTCAGGACGTATTGCTGACCTTGTATGTGAATAGGAGCCAATGGAAGGGCATCGATAGCCTGGAAGCGTGGTCTATAAAAATCGCCAAAAACAAGGTGGTAGATGAACACAGGCGTGAAAGAAAACGAAGAAACTACAAAGATAAATATTCAGAATATCATGCGTTTCGCATTGCTTGCATGAACTCTTGTCAGTCCGATTTCTTTCACGACCTTGCCATCTTCCAATCAGGCCTTGAAGACCAGGAGAAAGAGATCCTTGGACTGTGGGTCGAAGGGGTCTCGTACAGTGAGATTGCACGAAAAACAAATAGTAGCAGCTCTGCAATAGGCAGATGCATCCACAGGATGAAAACAGCACTTGCATCCTTTCTTAGCAAGAACGGGTATGGCAATGAATAA